A genomic region of Mycobacterium sp. Aquia_213 contains the following coding sequences:
- a CDS encoding SAM-dependent methyltransferase — protein MARSEIDTWDLASSVGATATLVAAARAAATKRPQPVIDDPFAEPLVRAVGIDLFNRVATGELDSAGDDSALGIPRMTDTFGARARFYDDYFAQVTDGGVRQVVIVAAGLDSRAYRLSWPAGTTVYEIDQPEVVEFKATTLAKIGAKPTTEHRTVGIDLREDWPAALRDAGFDAAQPTAWLAEGVLIGFLPPQAEVRLLDNVISLSANGSRLAADYGSVIGSAEDSHEQAQKITDSLGRHGFELDYAELIYPGEHTDVAAYLDARGWDVNRFTLAELFTAAGLPDLPAAHRQHGPAANVGFVTAAL, from the coding sequence ATGGCACGAAGCGAGATCGACACCTGGGACTTGGCCAGCAGCGTGGGCGCCACCGCCACCCTGGTCGCCGCCGCGCGGGCGGCCGCGACCAAACGACCGCAGCCGGTCATCGACGATCCGTTCGCCGAGCCGCTGGTGCGCGCTGTCGGCATCGACCTGTTCAACCGGGTGGCCACCGGCGAACTCGACTCCGCCGGCGATGACAGCGCCCTGGGCATCCCACGGATGACCGACACGTTCGGTGCCCGCGCACGGTTTTACGACGACTACTTCGCCCAAGTCACCGACGGAGGCGTACGGCAGGTCGTGATCGTCGCGGCGGGGCTGGACAGCCGCGCCTACCGGCTTTCCTGGCCGGCGGGCACGACCGTATACGAAATCGACCAGCCGGAAGTGGTCGAATTCAAGGCCACCACGCTGGCCAAGATCGGTGCGAAGCCCACCACCGAGCACCGCACCGTCGGCATCGACCTTCGCGAAGATTGGCCGGCCGCGCTGAGAGACGCCGGTTTCGACGCCGCCCAGCCCACCGCGTGGCTCGCCGAAGGCGTGCTCATCGGCTTCCTGCCGCCGCAGGCCGAGGTTCGGTTGCTGGACAACGTTATTTCGCTGAGCGCCAACGGTAGCCGGCTGGCCGCCGACTATGGATCGGTCATCGGATCCGCGGAAGACTCCCACGAGCAGGCGCAAAAGATCACCGACAGCTTGGGCCGGCACGGATTCGAATTGGATTACGCCGAGTTGATCTACCCCGGGGAACACACCGATGTCGCCGCATATCTGGACGCCCGCGGCTGGGACGTGAACAGGTTCACGCTCGCCGAACTCTTCACCGCCGCCGGCCTGCCGGACCTACCGGCCGCCCATCGGCAGCACGGTCCGGCCGCCAACGTCGGCTTTGTCACCGCCGCGCTTTAG
- a CDS encoding enoyl-CoA hydratase/isomerase family protein, whose product MELDTLEDNIACITLNRPQRLNAIDGSLIDGVDAALDVLSSGQYRVAIITGAGRGFCAGADLSGTGQAWTPPAGPATPPFKVNYDAQVRLANLYTRIYELDIPVIAAVNGVAVGGGLAFTLVSDIRVASVQARFGSVFIKAGFSSMDMGTSYLLPKIVGAGVARELMLTGRIIDADEAYRIKLVHEVVAPDDLLPAALRKAREIAENNPYGVWQTKIGLNAALDAPSLRHAIEIENRTQILSGFTNNPVEAAKAHMEKRAPKWDPL is encoded by the coding sequence GTGGAATTGGACACTCTCGAGGACAACATCGCCTGTATCACACTGAACCGCCCGCAGCGTCTCAACGCGATCGACGGGTCGTTGATCGACGGCGTGGACGCCGCTCTGGACGTGCTCAGCAGCGGCCAGTACCGGGTCGCGATCATCACCGGCGCCGGGCGCGGATTCTGTGCCGGCGCCGATCTGAGCGGCACCGGCCAGGCCTGGACCCCGCCGGCCGGCCCGGCCACCCCGCCGTTCAAGGTCAACTACGACGCTCAGGTCCGGCTGGCCAACCTCTACACCCGGATCTACGAACTGGACATTCCGGTGATCGCGGCGGTCAACGGCGTCGCCGTCGGCGGTGGCCTGGCGTTCACGCTGGTCAGCGATATCCGGGTGGCATCCGTCCAGGCGCGGTTCGGTTCGGTATTCATCAAGGCCGGCTTCTCGTCGATGGACATGGGCACCAGTTACCTGCTGCCGAAAATCGTCGGCGCCGGGGTGGCGCGCGAGCTGATGCTGACCGGGCGCATCATCGACGCCGACGAGGCCTACCGCATCAAGCTGGTGCACGAGGTGGTTGCGCCGGACGATCTGCTGCCGGCGGCATTGCGCAAGGCCCGCGAGATCGCCGAGAACAACCCTTACGGCGTGTGGCAGACCAAGATTGGCCTCAACGCGGCACTGGACGCGCCCAGTTTGCGGCACGCCATCGAGATCGAGAACCGCACTCAGATCCTCAGCGGTTTCACCAACAACCCCGTCGAGGCCGCCAAGGCGCACATGGAGAAGCGGGCTCCCAAATGGGATCCGCTGTGA
- a CDS encoding LLM class flavin-dependent oxidoreductase → MRFTYAEAMTDFRYYVPLAKAAEAAGYHAMTIADSIAYPFESDSKYPYTPDGNREFLDGKEFIETFVLTGALGAVTTKLHFNFFVLKLPIRPPALVAKQIGSLAALTDNRIGFGVGTSPWPEDYELLGVPFAKRGKRMDECIEIIQGLTSGDYFEFHGEFYDIPKTKMTPAPTKPIPILIGGHADAALKRAARLDGWMHGGGDPAELDGLIDKLKKYREEAGKTGPFEIHVISVDAYTPDGIKRLEDKGVTDVIVGFRIPYITGKDTEALDSKIHNLEMFAENVIAKI, encoded by the coding sequence GTGCGGTTCACCTACGCCGAAGCGATGACTGACTTTAGGTACTACGTCCCGTTGGCCAAGGCCGCCGAGGCGGCCGGCTACCACGCGATGACGATCGCCGACAGCATCGCCTATCCCTTCGAATCCGACTCCAAGTACCCGTACACGCCGGACGGCAATCGGGAATTCCTGGACGGCAAGGAGTTCATCGAAACCTTCGTGCTGACAGGGGCGTTGGGCGCGGTGACGACGAAGCTGCACTTCAACTTCTTCGTCCTCAAGCTGCCCATCCGGCCGCCGGCACTGGTCGCCAAGCAGATCGGTTCGCTGGCCGCGCTGACCGACAACCGCATCGGCTTCGGGGTCGGCACCAGCCCCTGGCCCGAGGACTACGAGCTGCTCGGCGTCCCGTTCGCCAAGCGCGGCAAGCGCATGGACGAATGCATCGAGATCATCCAGGGACTCACCAGCGGCGACTACTTCGAATTCCACGGCGAGTTCTACGACATCCCCAAGACCAAGATGACTCCGGCTCCGACCAAACCGATCCCGATACTGATCGGCGGCCACGCCGACGCGGCGCTGAAGCGCGCGGCGCGACTGGACGGCTGGATGCACGGTGGCGGCGACCCGGCAGAACTCGACGGGCTGATCGACAAGCTCAAGAAGTATCGCGAAGAAGCCGGCAAGACCGGCCCCTTCGAGATCCACGTCATCTCGGTGGACGCCTACACCCCCGACGGCATCAAACGGCTCGAGGACAAGGGCGTCACCGACGTCATCGTCGGCTTCCGCATCCCCTACATCACGGGCAAGGACACCGAGGCGCTGGACAGCAAGATCCACAACCTCGAGATGTTCGCGGAGAACGTGATCGCGAAGATCTAG
- a CDS encoding STAS domain-containing protein, translated as MSAIAESPSSLAVATRTDDSIAVLTVGGVLDASNSGALRESISKATLEEPTAVIVNISELKVPAESAWSAFISAHLQLGTQTKVPIVLVSAHRTTREAITRSEVTRFMPVYSTEKGAIKALGKLTRQTIQRTDAELPANLTSLRESRRLVREWLTEWKQSGLIPVALVVVNVFVENVLEHTGSVPKMRIETDGETATIAVSDESTSAATRLPSPDKGIDVSGLAIVDALSRAWGSTPTASGKTVWAVIGPENQL; from the coding sequence GTGAGCGCGATAGCTGAGTCGCCGAGCTCGCTGGCCGTTGCGACGCGGACGGACGACTCGATCGCCGTCCTGACCGTCGGCGGTGTGCTTGACGCCAGCAACTCCGGGGCGCTGCGCGAGAGCATCTCAAAGGCCACGCTGGAAGAGCCGACGGCCGTCATCGTCAACATCAGCGAGCTCAAGGTGCCCGCGGAGTCGGCATGGTCGGCTTTCATCAGTGCCCATCTGCAGCTCGGCACCCAGACCAAGGTACCGATTGTGCTGGTCAGCGCGCATCGCACCACCCGCGAGGCGATCACCCGCAGCGAGGTGACGCGCTTTATGCCGGTCTACTCGACCGAAAAAGGGGCCATCAAAGCGCTGGGCAAGCTCACCCGTCAGACCATCCAGCGGACCGATGCCGAGCTGCCCGCGAACCTGACCAGCCTGCGCGAATCACGCCGGCTGGTCCGCGAGTGGCTAACCGAGTGGAAGCAATCCGGGCTCATCCCGGTCGCGCTGGTGGTCGTCAATGTGTTCGTGGAAAACGTGCTCGAGCACACCGGAAGCGTCCCGAAGATGCGGATCGAGACCGACGGCGAAACCGCGACCATCGCGGTATCCGACGAGAGCACTTCGGCGGCCACGCGGCTGCCGTCGCCGGACAAGGGCATCGACGTGTCGGGCTTGGCGATCGTCGACGCGCTGTCCCGCGCGTGGGGCAGCACACCGACCGCGTCGGGTAAGACGGTGTGGGCCGTGATCGGCCCCGAAAACCAGCTGTAG
- a CDS encoding DUF4873 domain-containing protein gives MPGCNDFRGTSFPAAQWDTDFDPTGKHVAVIGTDSAAGHHLPQLTAAAASVTIFAHAPRRIVAELPLPPTRVKRWLQRRTRAALGQQLSRPALATSPISVITASGIRTSDGVDHQADVIIYGTGFTIADPAPELIGTGGLSVKQIWVDGTEPFLGVAIHGFPNYFSITGPDVVAQTRYVVECLGLMKRGGSTRIEVLRSSQQVFNERAHLQAAPPFRVASAFDLSSSAPGDDEIYDGIATLTIAGTSHPVRVRLTGHLDPIDGRYHWQGTLFSSPTQPLPDDALKQIRTATLTVGEHSAPARIVEQTPWGTHAVAGVGAPPYAMAQS, from the coding sequence CTGCCTGGGTGCAACGACTTTCGCGGCACGTCTTTTCCCGCGGCGCAGTGGGACACCGATTTCGACCCGACCGGCAAGCACGTCGCGGTCATCGGCACCGACTCGGCCGCCGGTCATCACCTTCCACAGCTGACCGCCGCGGCGGCCTCGGTCACTATTTTCGCGCACGCACCGCGCCGAATCGTCGCCGAATTGCCTTTGCCGCCAACCCGGGTCAAGCGCTGGCTACAGCGACGAACCCGAGCGGCGTTGGGTCAGCAGCTGTCTCGGCCCGCACTGGCGACGTCGCCGATCAGTGTGATCACCGCATCGGGCATCCGCACCAGCGATGGCGTCGACCACCAAGCCGACGTGATCATCTACGGCACCGGGTTCACGATCGCCGATCCGGCGCCCGAGTTGATCGGCACCGGCGGGTTGTCCGTCAAACAAATTTGGGTCGACGGGACCGAGCCCTTCCTGGGCGTCGCGATTCACGGGTTCCCCAACTACTTCTCGATCACCGGCCCCGACGTCGTCGCGCAAACTCGCTACGTCGTCGAATGCCTCGGGCTGATGAAGCGCGGCGGCAGCACCCGAATCGAGGTACTGCGCAGCAGCCAGCAGGTCTTCAACGAGCGCGCTCATCTCCAAGCCGCTCCGCCGTTCCGGGTCGCATCAGCGTTCGATCTGTCGTCCAGCGCTCCCGGCGACGATGAGATCTATGACGGCATCGCGACGCTGACCATCGCCGGCACGTCTCATCCGGTGCGGGTGCGGCTAACCGGGCACCTCGATCCGATCGACGGCCGCTACCACTGGCAAGGAACGCTTTTTAGTTCACCGACTCAGCCACTACCGGACGACGCGCTCAAGCAGATTCGGACGGCCACGCTGACAGTGGGCGAGCACAGCGCGCCGGCCCGCATCGTCGAACAGACGCCGTGGGGCACCCACGCGGTCGCCGGCGTCGGCGCTCCCCCCTATGCGATGGCGCAATCCTGA
- a CDS encoding AurF N-oxygenase family protein produces MTTAVRPGGPSREEFSERLLKGSVKKSYEPVVDIDWDAPLDPDKFYLPPRLVSLYGTPMWDGMTREQQIELSRQELVNTLSAGIWFENMLNQSLLRTILHEDPTSRSTHYKLTELGDETRHMVMFGKAIERIGAKPVQPRRLHRYVINTLPLIFQHGSMLWIAALIGEEIFDSLQRQMMDDPELQPIIQRLMRIHVTEEARHIQFARDGARKRAQTMPRFNKLFMANINGLGGYFFRFLFSNPIPYARLGLDPKLARAIARSSPHRHEIQTAGFAPLAAFLNEIGLLGPIARRGWKRTNFL; encoded by the coding sequence ATGACTACTGCGGTGCGGCCGGGCGGGCCGAGTCGTGAAGAGTTTTCGGAGCGGCTACTGAAGGGCTCGGTCAAGAAGTCCTACGAGCCCGTCGTCGACATCGACTGGGACGCACCGCTGGACCCGGACAAGTTCTATCTGCCGCCCCGTCTGGTCTCGCTGTACGGCACGCCGATGTGGGACGGGATGACCCGTGAGCAACAAATCGAGCTGTCCCGCCAGGAATTGGTCAACACGCTCTCGGCCGGAATCTGGTTCGAGAACATGCTCAACCAGTCGCTGCTGCGCACGATCCTGCACGAGGATCCGACGAGCCGGTCGACGCACTACAAGCTGACCGAGCTGGGCGACGAAACCCGGCACATGGTGATGTTCGGCAAAGCCATCGAGCGCATCGGCGCCAAGCCGGTACAGCCGCGGCGGTTGCACCGCTACGTCATCAACACGCTTCCGCTGATCTTCCAGCACGGCTCGATGCTATGGATCGCCGCCCTGATCGGCGAAGAGATTTTCGATTCGCTGCAACGTCAGATGATGGACGACCCGGAATTGCAGCCAATCATTCAGCGGCTCATGCGGATTCACGTCACCGAAGAGGCCCGTCATATCCAGTTCGCGCGCGACGGCGCCCGCAAGCGTGCGCAGACAATGCCGCGATTCAACAAATTGTTCATGGCCAACATCAACGGCCTCGGCGGATACTTCTTCCGTTTCCTGTTCAGCAACCCGATCCCCTACGCGCGGCTCGGGCTGGACCCCAAACTCGCGCGGGCGATCGCGCGCAGCAGCCCGCACCGACACGAGATACAGACGGCCGGATTCGCCCCGCTCGCAGCATTTTTGAACGAAATCGGCCTGCTGGGCCCGATCGCGCGTCGCGGCTGGAAGCGCACCAACTTTCTGTGA
- the cobF gene encoding precorrin-6A synthase (deacetylating), which yields MSRHIHVIGIGAGDPDYVTVQAIDALNDTQVFFAMDKGEAKSDLVALRREVCTRFIREPGYRFVELPDPKRSCDGDYRDAVADWHAERARIWASAIASELGPDGIGAFLAWGDPSLYDSTLRILDAVAAEVDFTFDVIPGITAVQALTARHRIPLNDVGEPVLITTGRRLRTHGLSGSAVVMLDADCSFTTCPADTRIWWGAYLGTEDELLVAGTVGEAGPRIAALRSQARERHGWIMDTYLLRAP from the coding sequence GTGAGTCGGCACATCCACGTGATCGGCATCGGTGCCGGCGACCCCGACTACGTGACCGTGCAGGCGATCGACGCGCTCAACGACACCCAGGTGTTCTTCGCGATGGACAAGGGCGAGGCCAAAAGCGACCTGGTGGCGCTGCGGCGGGAGGTCTGCACGCGGTTCATCCGCGAACCGGGCTATCGCTTCGTGGAGCTGCCCGACCCGAAGCGATCGTGCGACGGCGATTACCGCGACGCCGTCGCCGACTGGCATGCGGAGCGCGCCCGGATCTGGGCGTCGGCGATCGCGAGCGAGCTGGGCCCCGACGGCATCGGGGCCTTCCTGGCCTGGGGCGACCCGTCGCTGTACGACAGCACGCTGCGGATTCTGGACGCGGTCGCGGCCGAGGTCGACTTCACGTTCGACGTCATCCCGGGCATCACCGCCGTCCAGGCGCTGACCGCCCGGCACCGCATTCCGCTCAACGACGTCGGCGAACCCGTGCTGATCACCACCGGCCGCCGGCTGCGCACGCACGGGCTGTCCGGGTCGGCGGTGGTGATGCTCGACGCCGACTGCTCGTTCACCACCTGCCCGGCCGACACCCGGATCTGGTGGGGCGCCTACCTGGGTACCGAAGACGAGCTGTTGGTGGCGGGCACCGTCGGCGAGGCCGGGCCGCGCATCGCGGCGCTGCGTTCGCAGGCCCGCGAACGGCACGGCTGGATCATGGATACCTATTTATTGCGGGCGCCGTGA